A window of Bacillota bacterium genomic DNA:
CGATCCACCCCGTAGCCCCGGCCTTTTTCCCTTCCTCTTTTTTGTCTGCCTGCGATTCCGTTGTCAGCATCAGAATTGGAGTGAAGCGATAACCCGGCTGGGCGCGCACGGCCTTGATCAGCCCGATACCATCGAGCTTTGGCATGTTCAGGTCGGTTATCAGAAGGTGAAATCTCTCGGAAGCGCTCTTTGC
This region includes:
- a CDS encoding response regulator, producing MGRKILAVDDSATVRTSVKLVLERAGYEVELASDGEEALGKAKSASERFHLLITDLNMPKLDGIGLIKAVRAQPGYRFTPILMLTTESQADKKEEGKKAGATGWI